A region from the Sutcliffiella horikoshii genome encodes:
- a CDS encoding RicAFT regulatory complex protein RicA family protein: MAKYTRADIVERAKELAQMIADTEEVEYFKRAEEQINENQKIKEMVASVKSLQKQAVNFQHYGKTEALKKTEAKLDALLAEMDEIPIVQEFKTSQTNVNDLLQLVSSYISKTVTDEIIVATGGDVLRGETGSYVKNTTYGGGSCS, encoded by the coding sequence ATGGCAAAATATACGAGAGCAGATATAGTAGAAAGAGCAAAAGAATTGGCACAAATGATAGCTGACACAGAAGAAGTGGAATACTTCAAACGTGCAGAAGAACAAATCAATGAAAACCAAAAGATCAAAGAAATGGTTGCAAGTGTGAAGAGCTTGCAAAAGCAGGCTGTTAACTTCCAACATTACGGAAAAACTGAAGCCCTAAAGAAAACAGAAGCGAAGTTAGATGCACTTTTAGCAGAAATGGATGAGATTCCTATTGTGCAAGAATTCAAAACTTCCCAAACAAATGTAAACGACCTTTTACAATTAGTTTCTTCTTATATCTCCAAAACAGTAACAGACGAGATCATCGTTGCAACTGGAGGAGATGTCCTTCGCGGAGAAACCGGCTCCTACGTTAAAAACACCACATACGGTGGAGGAAGCTGTTCATAA
- a CDS encoding 2-oxoacid:acceptor oxidoreductase subunit alpha, which yields MINQLSWKVGGQQGEGIESTGEIFSIALNRLGYYLYGYRHFSSRIKGGHTNNKIRVSTTQVRSISDDLDILVAFDQETIDVNYHELREGGVVIADAKFKPSIPEDGKATLYAVPFTEIATELGTSLMKNMVAVGASSAILDLDAEAFREVVQEIFGRKGESIVEKNMEAIRAGVQFIKDQAENVETMQLAKADGNKRLFMIGNDAIALGAVAAGSRFMPAYPITPASEIMEYLIKKLPKFGGTVIQTEDEIAACTMAIGANYAGVRTLTASAGPGLSLMMEAIGLSGMTETPLVVVDTQRGGPSTGLPTKIEQSDLMAMIYGTHGEIPKVVMAPSTVQEAFYDTIEAFNIAEEYQVPVILLTDLQLSLGKQSVEALDYKNIEIRRGKLDINQELPGADDKAYFKRYEVTEDGVSPRVLPGMKNGIHHVTGVEHEETGKPSEVAANRQAQMDKRLRKLNNLKFNTPVHVNAKHEEADVLLVGFNSTRGTIEEAMERLELDGVKANHAQVRLIHPFPTEEIAPLVKAAKKVIVVEYNATGQLANILKMNVGEHEKIRSLLKYDGDPFLPKEIHTKCKELL from the coding sequence ATGATCAATCAACTTTCATGGAAAGTTGGAGGGCAACAAGGGGAAGGTATCGAAAGTACCGGTGAGATATTCTCCATTGCATTAAATCGTTTAGGCTATTACTTATATGGTTATCGCCATTTTTCTTCTCGTATTAAAGGTGGACATACGAACAACAAAATTCGTGTGAGTACGACTCAGGTCCGTTCTATTTCTGACGACCTTGATATATTAGTAGCGTTTGACCAAGAAACAATCGACGTAAACTATCATGAACTCCGCGAAGGTGGAGTGGTAATTGCAGACGCAAAGTTTAAACCAAGCATCCCTGAAGATGGGAAAGCTACATTGTACGCTGTACCATTCACTGAGATTGCAACAGAACTTGGAACATCATTGATGAAGAACATGGTTGCTGTCGGAGCGTCAAGTGCCATCCTTGATTTAGATGCGGAAGCATTCCGTGAAGTGGTGCAAGAAATTTTCGGACGCAAAGGCGAATCCATTGTTGAGAAAAACATGGAAGCAATCCGAGCAGGTGTTCAGTTCATAAAAGATCAAGCTGAAAATGTAGAAACGATGCAACTTGCAAAAGCAGACGGCAACAAACGACTATTCATGATCGGAAATGATGCAATTGCATTGGGTGCTGTAGCGGCAGGGTCTCGCTTTATGCCGGCATACCCAATTACTCCAGCTTCTGAGATCATGGAATACTTGATCAAAAAGCTTCCAAAATTCGGCGGTACTGTTATTCAAACGGAAGATGAGATTGCTGCTTGTACAATGGCGATTGGTGCCAACTATGCAGGTGTGCGTACATTGACTGCTTCTGCTGGTCCTGGACTATCCTTAATGATGGAAGCAATTGGACTTTCCGGCATGACAGAAACACCGCTTGTAGTTGTGGACACGCAACGTGGAGGACCAAGTACAGGATTACCGACAAAGATTGAGCAGTCTGATCTTATGGCGATGATCTATGGTACTCACGGAGAGATCCCGAAAGTGGTTATGGCTCCAAGTACAGTACAAGAGGCTTTCTACGATACAATCGAAGCATTTAACATTGCAGAAGAATATCAAGTACCGGTAATTCTTCTAACTGATCTTCAACTGTCTCTAGGGAAGCAATCTGTAGAAGCATTGGATTACAAAAACATTGAAATTAGACGCGGAAAGCTGGATATCAACCAGGAGCTTCCTGGAGCTGACGATAAAGCATATTTCAAACGATATGAAGTAACAGAAGATGGCGTTTCTCCTCGTGTCCTTCCTGGCATGAAGAACGGAATCCATCACGTTACTGGTGTAGAGCACGAAGAAACTGGTAAGCCTTCAGAGGTTGCAGCGAACCGTCAGGCTCAAATGGACAAGCGTCTTCGTAAATTGAATAACCTTAAGTTCAATACGCCTGTACATGTTAATGCAAAGCATGAAGAAGCAGATGTACTACTTGTTGGATTTAACTCGACACGCGGAACGATCGAAGAGGCGATGGAAAGATTGGAATTGGATGGAGTTAAAGCTAACCATGCACAAGTCCGCCTGATCCACCCGTTCCCGACAGAAGAAATCGCTCCACTGGTAAAAGCGGCTAAAAAAGTTATTGTTGTGGAATACAACGCTACTGGACAACTTGCAAACATCTTGAAAATGAATGTTGGCGAGCATGAAAAGATCCGTAGTCTCTTGAAGTATGATGGGGATCCATTCTTACCGAAAGAAATCCACACAAAATGCAAGGAGTTGTTATAA
- the miaB gene encoding tRNA (N6-isopentenyl adenosine(37)-C2)-methylthiotransferase MiaB → MNEKQRVEAGQVVTGNSSDKKSEKDFSKYFESVYVPPSLKDAKKRGKEEVAYQDFSISDEFKNLGDGKKFYIRTYGCQMNEHDTEVMAGIFLALGYEPTYTVNDADVILLNTCAIRENAENKVFGELGHLKTLKKSRPGLLIGVCGCMSQEESVVNKILKTYQQVDMIFGTHNIHRLPNILKDAYMSKEMVIEVWSKEGDVIENLPKNRKGEIKAWVNIMYGCDKFCTYCIVPYTRGKERSRRPEDIIQEVRHLAAQGYKEITLLGQNVNAYGKDFEDIKYGLGDLMDEIRKIDIPRIRFTTSHPRDFDDRLVEVLAKGGNLLDHIHLPVQSGSSEVLKLMARKYDRERYLELVGKIKAAMPNASLTTDIIVGFPNETEEQFEETMSLYREVEFDTAYTFIYSPREGTPAAKMVDNVPLEVKKDRLQRLNALVNEISAKKLKEYEGQIVEVLVEGESKKNPEVLAGYTDKSKLVNFRAPKSVIGKIVKVKVVKAKTWTLDGELVEEVAEEALEV, encoded by the coding sequence ATGAATGAGAAACAAAGAGTGGAAGCAGGACAAGTAGTCACTGGAAATTCTTCGGACAAAAAATCCGAAAAGGATTTCAGTAAATACTTTGAGTCTGTTTATGTACCACCTTCCCTGAAAGATGCGAAAAAACGCGGAAAAGAAGAAGTTGCCTATCAAGATTTTTCTATATCTGATGAATTTAAAAACCTTGGGGACGGCAAGAAATTTTATATTCGTACGTATGGTTGTCAGATGAATGAACATGACACGGAAGTAATGGCAGGGATCTTCCTTGCACTAGGTTACGAACCGACCTACACAGTTAATGATGCGGATGTTATCCTTTTAAATACCTGTGCGATCCGGGAAAATGCAGAGAACAAAGTTTTCGGTGAACTAGGACACTTAAAGACTTTGAAAAAATCAAGACCTGGTTTATTAATCGGTGTTTGTGGCTGTATGTCCCAGGAAGAATCAGTAGTGAATAAAATCTTGAAAACTTATCAGCAAGTTGACATGATCTTTGGTACTCATAATATTCACCGTCTTCCTAACATTTTAAAAGACGCATATATGTCTAAAGAAATGGTGATCGAAGTTTGGTCTAAAGAAGGCGACGTTATCGAGAATCTTCCAAAGAACCGCAAAGGTGAAATAAAAGCCTGGGTAAACATCATGTATGGCTGTGACAAGTTCTGTACGTACTGTATTGTGCCATATACACGAGGTAAAGAGCGTAGCAGACGTCCAGAAGATATTATTCAGGAAGTGCGTCACTTGGCAGCACAAGGTTATAAAGAGATTACATTGCTTGGACAGAATGTAAATGCGTATGGAAAAGATTTTGAGGATATAAAGTATGGACTTGGCGATTTAATGGACGAAATCCGTAAAATTGACATTCCTCGAATCCGTTTCACAACAAGTCATCCAAGAGACTTTGATGATCGCTTGGTGGAAGTGCTTGCTAAAGGCGGCAATCTTCTCGACCATATTCATTTACCAGTTCAGTCAGGTAGTTCTGAAGTATTGAAATTAATGGCGCGTAAATATGATAGAGAACGATACCTTGAGTTAGTTGGTAAAATAAAAGCGGCAATGCCAAATGCTTCATTGACGACGGATATCATTGTTGGATTCCCTAATGAAACAGAAGAACAGTTTGAAGAAACGATGTCTCTGTATCGTGAAGTGGAATTTGATACAGCGTATACTTTCATCTATTCTCCACGTGAAGGTACTCCTGCTGCAAAAATGGTGGATAACGTTCCACTTGAAGTGAAGAAAGACCGCCTGCAACGACTTAATGCACTTGTAAATGAGATCTCTGCCAAGAAATTAAAAGAGTATGAAGGGCAGATTGTGGAAGTGTTAGTTGAAGGGGAGAGTAAGAAAAATCCGGAAGTCCTTGCCGGATATACAGATAAAAGTAAACTAGTTAACTTTAGAGCACCAAAATCTGTCATAGGTAAAATTGTCAAAGTGAAAGTGGTAAAAGCTAAAACTTGGACATTGGATGGAGAATTGGTGGAAGAAGTAGCAGAAGAAGCACTGGAGGTATAA
- the cotE gene encoding outer spore coat protein CotE, with the protein MSEYREIITRAVTGKGRKFTQSKHTISPSHRPTSILGCWVINHTYDAKKVDDTVEVKGKYDINVWYSHSDNTKTEVVTETVSYKDVVKLRYKDENSLGDDHEVIARVLQQPNCLEASIADKEAKVEVQVEREFLTEIIGETKITVEVHPDTLADDNDWDVDEDEFEDLNPDFIVDGYEE; encoded by the coding sequence ATGTCTGAATACAGAGAAATTATCACAAGAGCAGTAACCGGCAAAGGTAGAAAGTTTACGCAGTCCAAACATACGATTAGTCCCTCGCATCGTCCTACAAGCATTTTAGGATGCTGGGTCATTAACCATACGTATGATGCGAAAAAAGTGGACGATACCGTAGAAGTAAAAGGGAAATATGATATTAACGTCTGGTATTCACACAGTGATAATACGAAGACGGAAGTTGTGACGGAAACTGTTTCCTACAAAGATGTCGTGAAGCTAAGGTATAAAGATGAAAACAGCCTTGGTGATGATCATGAAGTAATTGCGCGTGTCCTACAACAGCCTAATTGCTTAGAAGCGAGCATCGCGGACAAGGAAGCAAAAGTAGAAGTGCAAGTGGAAAGAGAATTCTTAACTGAAATTATTGGGGAAACCAAGATTACAGTGGAAGTACATCCAGACACATTAGCGGATGATAATGACTGGGATGTTGATGAGGATGAGTTTGAAGACTTGAATCCAGACTTTATCGTCGACGGATACGAAGAGTAA
- a CDS encoding 2-oxoacid:ferredoxin oxidoreductase subunit beta, with amino-acid sequence MATFKDFRNNVKPNWCPGCGDFSVQAAIQRAAANVGLEPENLAVVSGIGCSGRISGYINSYGFHGIHGRSLPIAQGVKMANKDLTVIASGGDGDGFAIGLGHTIHAIRRNIDVTYIVMDNQIYGLTKGQTSPRSEVGFKTKSTPQGSIESSLSVMEMALTAGATFVAQSFSTDLKDLTSLIEQGIKHKGFSLINVFSPCVTYNKVNTYDWFKENLTKLADIEGYDAHNKVSAMQTLMEHNGLVTGLIYQNKDQQSYQDLVPNYSEKPLAKADLQLDEEQFNALVKEFM; translated from the coding sequence ATGGCAACGTTTAAAGATTTTCGAAATAATGTAAAACCTAACTGGTGCCCTGGGTGTGGAGACTTCTCGGTACAAGCTGCCATTCAACGTGCTGCCGCAAATGTTGGTTTGGAACCAGAAAACCTTGCAGTAGTATCTGGTATAGGGTGTTCTGGACGTATTTCCGGTTACATCAATTCCTACGGTTTCCATGGTATCCATGGTCGCTCCCTACCAATCGCACAAGGTGTGAAAATGGCGAATAAAGATCTTACGGTCATCGCTTCAGGTGGAGATGGAGATGGATTTGCCATCGGTTTAGGGCATACTATCCATGCTATTCGTCGAAATATTGATGTTACATACATCGTGATGGATAACCAGATTTATGGACTAACTAAAGGACAAACTTCACCACGTAGTGAAGTAGGGTTCAAAACAAAATCAACACCACAAGGTTCCATCGAATCCTCACTGTCTGTCATGGAAATGGCATTAACGGCAGGAGCGACATTCGTAGCACAAAGTTTCTCTACTGATTTGAAAGACCTTACTTCCTTGATTGAACAAGGAATCAAACATAAAGGTTTCTCTCTAATTAACGTGTTTAGCCCGTGTGTTACATATAATAAAGTGAACACATATGACTGGTTTAAAGAAAACTTGACAAAATTGGCTGACATTGAAGGTTATGACGCTCACAACAAAGTTTCTGCGATGCAGACTTTAATGGAGCATAATGGTCTTGTAACAGGCCTGATCTATCAGAATAAGGACCAACAGTCTTATCAAGATTTGGTTCCAAATTATAGTGAAAAGCCTCTTGCAAAAGCAGATCTTCAATTAGATGAAGAACAATTTAACGCTTTAGTGAAAGAATTCATGTAA
- a CDS encoding glycine C-acetyltransferase, with amino-acid sequence MKGFEYLQEELDQMKEQGTFRKLVPLESDQGSKVVINGKEVIQLSSNNYLGLTTHPRLVKAALEAVEKYGAGTGSVRTIAGTFTMHEQLEEKLAKFKHTEASLVFQSGFTTNQGVLSAILSPEDVVISDALNHASIIDGIRLTKAARKVYKHVDMEDLERALKESSEYRKRLIVTDGVFSMDGNIAPLDKIVELAEKYDALVMVDDAHASGVLGENGRGTVNHFGLDGRVHIQVGTLSKAVGVLGGYVASSRSLIDYLIHKGRPFLFSTSHPPAVTAACDEAIQVLLEEPELIEKLWDNAKFFKDGLMKLGFNTGESQTPVTPVIVGDEALSHKFSDKLLEYGVFAQGIAFPTVAKGLARVRTIVTAQHSKEELQQALDIFEKAGKELGIIS; translated from the coding sequence ATGAAAGGTTTTGAATACCTGCAAGAAGAGTTAGATCAAATGAAAGAACAAGGTACATTTCGTAAGTTGGTACCTTTAGAGTCCGATCAGGGTTCCAAAGTTGTTATTAACGGCAAAGAAGTGATTCAGCTTTCTTCCAATAACTATTTAGGATTGACAACCCATCCTCGCTTAGTGAAAGCTGCATTAGAAGCTGTTGAAAAATACGGTGCCGGGACAGGTTCTGTGCGTACCATTGCCGGGACTTTCACCATGCATGAACAACTAGAAGAAAAGTTAGCAAAGTTTAAACATACAGAAGCAAGTCTAGTGTTCCAATCTGGATTCACTACAAACCAAGGGGTACTTTCCGCAATTCTTTCCCCAGAAGATGTAGTAATTTCTGATGCATTAAACCATGCTTCCATTATTGATGGTATCCGATTGACGAAGGCTGCGCGTAAAGTGTACAAGCATGTTGACATGGAAGATTTAGAGCGTGCTTTAAAAGAATCAAGCGAATACCGCAAACGCCTAATTGTAACGGATGGCGTATTCTCTATGGACGGAAATATTGCACCGCTTGATAAAATTGTGGAGCTTGCTGAAAAGTATGACGCTCTTGTAATGGTGGACGATGCACATGCATCTGGTGTACTAGGTGAAAACGGCCGTGGTACCGTAAATCACTTTGGATTGGATGGACGTGTGCATATTCAAGTTGGTACATTAAGTAAAGCTGTCGGCGTTCTAGGCGGATATGTAGCGAGCTCCCGTTCATTAATCGATTATCTGATTCATAAAGGGCGTCCATTCCTTTTCAGTACTTCCCATCCACCAGCGGTAACAGCTGCATGTGATGAAGCAATTCAAGTTTTACTTGAAGAGCCTGAACTTATTGAAAAGTTATGGGACAATGCCAAGTTCTTTAAAGATGGACTTATGAAGCTAGGCTTCAATACCGGCGAAAGTCAAACACCAGTTACACCTGTTATCGTGGGTGATGAAGCACTGTCTCATAAATTCTCTGATAAATTATTGGAATATGGTGTTTTTGCGCAAGGTATCGCATTCCCAACTGTTGCAAAAGGACTTGCACGTGTTAGAACGATCGTTACTGCACAACATTCTAAAGAAGAGCTGCAACAAGCACTAGATATCTTCGAAAAAGCAGGCAAAGAGCTAGGAATCATATCGTAA
- the tdh gene encoding L-threonine 3-dehydrogenase: protein MNGKMKAIVKHHRGYGAELQMIDIPMIKEDEVLIKVKATSICGTDVHIYTWDEWSQSRVNPPYAFGHEFAGEIVEVGSKVNNVQLGDQVSAETHIVCYKCPQCLKGDYHICKDTKIIGVDTQGCFAEYVALPAVNVWKNPKEMPYDVASVQEPMGNAVHTVLAGDVTGKTVAVIGCGPIGIMAVGVAKAAGASQVIAIDLNEYRLDLATKMGATTVINAKEANPVEEVMKLTDGHGVEVVCEMSGHPIAMNQGFKMITNGGRVSILSLPVRPVELDITNDIVFKGVTVQGITGRKMYSTWQQVSSLLKSGQVDVKPMITHHFPLEEFEKGFDLMISGQCGKVVLHP from the coding sequence GTGAATGGAAAAATGAAGGCGATCGTGAAGCATCATCGAGGATATGGTGCGGAACTTCAAATGATAGATATACCAATGATTAAAGAAGATGAAGTTTTAATAAAAGTGAAAGCAACATCCATATGTGGTACGGATGTTCATATTTATACATGGGATGAGTGGTCACAAAGCAGGGTAAACCCTCCATATGCATTCGGTCATGAATTTGCTGGTGAGATTGTTGAAGTAGGCAGCAAGGTGAACAACGTGCAATTGGGCGACCAGGTTTCCGCTGAAACGCATATCGTTTGCTACAAATGTCCACAATGCCTAAAAGGTGACTACCACATTTGTAAAGATACGAAAATTATTGGGGTAGACACTCAAGGTTGTTTTGCTGAGTATGTAGCTCTTCCTGCAGTAAATGTATGGAAAAACCCTAAAGAGATGCCATATGATGTTGCTTCTGTTCAAGAACCGATGGGAAATGCGGTCCATACGGTACTTGCAGGTGATGTAACAGGGAAAACTGTAGCAGTTATCGGTTGCGGCCCAATTGGGATTATGGCAGTAGGTGTTGCCAAAGCGGCAGGTGCTTCTCAAGTAATTGCCATCGATTTAAATGAGTATCGCTTAGATCTTGCAACGAAAATGGGTGCTACAACAGTCATCAATGCTAAAGAAGCTAATCCTGTAGAAGAAGTCATGAAATTGACAGATGGCCATGGTGTAGAAGTGGTATGTGAGATGTCAGGTCATCCAATTGCCATGAACCAAGGCTTTAAAATGATCACGAACGGCGGAAGAGTTTCCATCTTGAGCTTACCTGTCCGTCCGGTTGAACTTGACATCACTAACGATATCGTATTCAAAGGTGTTACAGTTCAAGGTATTACAGGAAGAAAAATGTATTCTACATGGCAGCAAGTATCAAGCCTACTTAAATCAGGTCAGGTTGATGTGAAACCGATGATTACCCATCACTTCCCTCTTGAGGAATTTGAAAAAGGCTTTGATTTAATGATTTCCGGTCAATGTGGTAAAGTTGTATTACATCCATAA